From the Drechmeria coniospora strain ARSEF 6962 chromosome 02, whole genome shotgun sequence genome, the window CAGAGGACGACTACAAgggcgagcacggcgtcggTTTGGTCAAGAGAGACTATCTGCCCCACGAGCTgggcgagacgacggtggACGCGATGCGCCAGGTACGCCGACCCATCTTGGAGAAGGAGACGATATGAAGCACAGCTAACGGCGACGACAGATCAAGAAAGCGTTTGACCCGCTGTGCTTGCTCAACTGCGACAAGGTCGTTCGGGTCCAAAAACCAAAACggggcgaggtcgaggagtgGTAGCGGCAGCAGGGTGTGCCCACCTACTCATGCATTACCgtactatactgtacttgtaccataCTGTGAACCATGTTCCTTCTTAGTTGCACAGCACCTTTTCTTCGTGCAGATTCTTGGTTTCCAGTAGGTAGAGGCTATGGAGTAGAGACGGAAGAGTTTCTGAACGACTTGAATGCCTGTGCTCCGAGCCGACAGAGCAAAACGCGGCACTCTACGGTGTGCCTCGTTGTAGTGACTGTTGGTCCCATTCGAAAGCCGTTCCAGGGGTCGTGTCCGCTAGAGTCCGCTGGAGTTGGAGCCTCCACGGCTTATCCAATCTGATCGTCGCAGTGGGGGCACCTGGAACGGCTGCCCCGCGGGCCGCAACGTcataccccccccccccccaataATGcagagtacacctactgtactccgtacatgtacttacattgCCCCGTCTCTTCGTCGTCACATGAACGACTCCCGTGACAACCCTCCATTCCATGGTTGATTGCTCCCGTTGACCTTTGCTCACACACCTTGTCCCTCAACCGTTGCGGTATCCGCACCGTCACGCAGGACAATAACGGCATACAGCGTGCAAAGTGCAAATCGTCGCGCAAGGTTCGATTCATCACCGGCTCCTTGGAGCTTCAGCATGCCGCTGTTTGCAGCGCAGCTACATCCCGGCCGCGCGCTTGGGTTCCTCAGTACGTGCTTGGCCCATCCCCTCTTGATCTCTCAACGGCACGGATAATGACAGGCGTGCGACATGCGATGGGTGGGAGTCGCAGGTGCTGACACGAGCAGTTCTCGGTGCGTCGCTGCACGATGTCCTGACCCGACTCAAGGCCGAGCCGGTCCTCTTCCCGAAACTCGACGTCATCTCCTCGCCCGACAGGCCGGTGACGGAGCCGGTATGCGTCGCGCTTCCCTACAACGGCATCCGGCTACGGTTCGACGGACCCGAACAACGGCTGCGGCTCATCGAAGTCACCGACTTTACCAAAAATCACGTCACCTTCAAGGATCGTGATCTGCTCAAGCCGCCGAGCGGAACATCGGCACCGGGGTCACCGGGGCCAGGCGAATCCAGTCTCGGACCGACATTCCGGCACATCTACCATCGCCTTTTGGGACCGACGTACGCCGGGGAGTACATCCCTTCGGGCGGAGAAGGGGACGGCACCTACGTCTTGTCGTACCCCGGCGTTGCCTTCAATTTTTCTCttccggcgtcggcgtacgCGCCGGACCGCGACGTCGTCTCGctgttctcgtcgtcggcgggccAGGTGGCCACCTCGATGGCCGTCTTTAGCGGCGACTCGTGGGCCGAGGCCCGACCGAGGCTCTTCACCGAGGTGCTCCCGAGCCTCAAGGCGACGTCGACCCTGCCGCGCGGCAAGGACGTGTACCCCGACGAGGTCTCGCTCGTCCGActctacggcggcggcaagatggATCTCTTCCGGAAGTGGACGAGCAGCGCGTTCCGGATCCAGCTGGGGGAGACGACGCCGCAGGAGCTCGTGACGGAGCTGGGACCGCCCAACGCCATCTACCGCAAGAACGACCAGAAGATGGTGATTCACAAGATGCGCACCATGAGCAACGCGCGCGGACGGCCGAGCCCGTCCGATCTCGGCCGTCCGGACGAGCTCACGGACACGGACCAGTCGTCGATGAACACAGGCTCGGAGGaatcggacgacgaggccgtcgacgagcaaaCGGCCACGGGCAACGGCTCCGGCGAGTATTTCTACAACTACTTCTacctcggcttcgacgtcctcctgtcgacggcgacggcgccatcgaGCGCCCCTCCAGCTCCGGGCAAGAAAGTCAcgccgggcggcggcggcagcggcgacgacgacagcgacgacgcgggGAGGGGGAAGTCGATGGAGGTGCGCGATGCGGACCGGCCTGTAGCCACGAAGCTTGTCCTCCACGGCAACATTCCGGGCTCGTATGAGTTCAatcggcatcgacggtgccggtggGAGATTGCCTACCTCGAGGGCGAACCGGTCACGTCGGAGAGCGAGTTCAAGCAGATCGAGGGCCGCATGACGGAATGCTGGGAGGGGACGATGCCGGCAAAGGCGCAGAGGGGTATGGTCCTGAACCGCGGCTGGGGCGACAGTCCGGGAAGCAGCTGCGAGTTCCTCGGCGGCTGGGAAGAGAGCGGGATACGTCGGGGGGAAACAAACGGCGACTCGTCAACGACGCTGTACGGCTTCCCGGGGCTCGTCTTCGAGGTGCTGAAGAACGACTTCGTCAACACGGTGACAGTGTTTTGAACGCGACTCGACCGACGCTGGCTGCATGACGCATGCATGATGCACGATACTGGCCTGGTGCGCTGCGGGGTGGGCACACCATGGATAGATTGGTTCCGCCATGACTAGCCAGCTAGCGATTGTGCATGTGCCGGcatccgtcgtcgtgacGGTGGCAGCGACGGACGGAGGCTGACTGTACCGACGCTTATTCCCGTAACACTTCCTTGGTCAATGCCATGTTCATTCTAGTTGGACACGCTTTCTCTGCATTCACCTCCCCGCCGCATATTGTTCCTGCGCCATATTCTGTCGCCagcgggcgagggagggagacAAGCATGGGCGGAGGCAAGCATAGATGGAGCAAGCATCGACGGAGGCATGTCATGCAACTGTCTTGCTGAGCGGCGATGCTGGATGCATCATGGCTTGGTTGGGGGTACTttgctcgacgtcgccatggcgtcggccgaTGTCGCAACGCCCAAGTCCGAGCTCCGACTGTTCCGAAGGTGAGCAGACGGCTTAGCTTCCCATCTTACGTGCTCCATAGCTCGTTGATCAATGAATCTATCACGAAGCTGCCATTTTGCGGGGGCGAGGGACCAGAGCGGGCGAGGGACTGAAACGGGCAACGGACCAGAGCGGGCGGCAGGGAGCCCCGTGGCGTGCAGGGGTGAGCCAGGTCGtttggcgacgaggaaccAGGAGTGAAGCGGAGCTTGCTCGATCATGGCTGCCCCTTGCGGCCTCTCCCGTCAGCGCTCGACCGGTCAGTCCCCCCAACCCCGCCGCAATCGGCAGGGGGTTTCGCGAGAACCATGGAGTCGTGCCAAGGTAGGCTgacgtacgagtacaataTAACCATGGACTCCATTCTTGCTATGCGTACTCGTTCGTTTATGCAGAGGTCGAGTCAATTGGGAGGAGAGTTGGGAGGAGAAGAATGTCGGAGCGTATGGTTATCCATGGATGGTAATGCGCAGGACGTGAATCtgcgtgtacaagtacacctgctgcaTCCATATGGTACGAGGTCTCGCTGTGTTTCCGAGCACGGAGTGCGGGAGTGTGGAGAGAGACGACCTGTAACGACGGTCAGGCCGTGGTTCAATATCGATAACCTGGGGCGGGCGCGCCGCTCGTCCGCGGAGCTGGTGAGTGTTCGCGGCGGGGCCCGCCCCTTGTTCCTCTCCTTGACGCCGGTTGACTCACATGGCTCTCATGCAACTCACGCACAGAACTGACGATGGTCCTCCGGAGTAGAGCAGAAGGGCGCGATGCACAAGAACGGGACACCTTCATTGTGTTTTTTTAGCATCTTCTCATTTCGCTACGGGATGGTgtggggggtggggggggggtaggAGGCAGGAGCGGCAAGTGGCAACTACTCTTTCGTTGCTTCTAGCTTCCTTGTTGGTCCCTTCGGCCTTCGGCATTagggaggggaggaaggagagaggggggggggctccTGCTGGTGCCTGGCGGTGTCTGGCGTCGTTCCTTCCGTCACTTATTTCCACGAGGGGCAGGCAGCTGATGCAAGCGCGGAAGTAGTCGGTTGTATCAAAATGGGTGTTCGCCCGAAATAAATTCAGCTGCCTCTTGACTCTTGCCAATTTCGTCCCGCCCTCTCTCTGAACATCTATTCATCTATTTTTCTCTCTGTTGCTTTTACATCCCTCTGTCCATCTAttcgcctccgccgccctgTCGTGAGTTGCTTTTTGTCATCCCGGCCGGCGAAGGAGAGACACGGAGCTGTGGGCCGGCCCCGGACCTCGCCGTTCCGGATGAGAGGTGAAAATGCCCGCCGACAACGACGCACACGGGCAAGGATGTGCGGACCAAGAGAGGTTCGATGATGGACGAGAGGATGCCGCGTTTGTGAATTCCGTCGGCCCTGTGCATCGTTCTGCGTCGCGCCCCCCGGCATCAACCGCTTCACCTGCCGTTGGCTCACCCACCTccccggcgccctcggcattACCATcgacagcagcagcggcaccgaCACCGCCCCGACCAACTGTCCTCGCTTCTGATACGGCTCCCACcatggcgtcgccgccgccgccgcccagtccgcagctgccgatgccgtcaaagcagcagccgtcgtcgacagtcgacctcgacggcctcacCAAGGGACGCAGccccgccgagctcgccctcgtcatgcTCGCCCTCTGTCTGTCCCTCTTCCTCGCAGCCCTCGACATGAGCATCGTCTCGACGGCCCTGCCCGTCATCATCTCCGACTTCAAGGCCCCCGGCGGCTACGTTTGGGTCGGCAGCGCCTACCTGCTCGGCAACGCCGCCTTCGTTCCCACGTGGGGCAAGATCTCGGACATCTTCGGACGCAAGCTCATACTCATCGTCTGCGTCGTCATCTTCTGGATCGGCAGCCTCCTCTGCGCCGTCAGCGTCAACATGGcgatgctcgtcgccgcccgcgcccTCCAGGGTTGCGGCGCAGGCGGCCTCGTCACCCTGCCCAATATCGTCGTCTCCgacctcgcctcgccgcggAACCGCGCCCTCCTCTTCGGCGTCTTCGGCGCCGTCTGGGccatcgcctcggccgttggacccctcgtcggcggcctttTCACTAGCAGGCTCTCCTGGCGTTGGTGCTTCTACATCAACCTGCCCTTTGGCGCCGCgagcctcgccatcctcgtcttcgtcctgaAGCTGCACAATCCGCGGACGcccgtcaaggccggcctcgtcgccatcgactgGGTTGGTagcgtcctcgtcatcggcgggACCCtcatgctcctcctcggcctcgagttCGGCGGAGTCCAGTACTCGTGGCGCTCGCCCACGGTCCTCTGCCTCATCCTCTTCGGCATCCTCACCATtgccctcttcgtcctctacgaggccgtcgccgccgagtaTCCCATCATACCGCTCTCGCTCTTCCGCCACCGCAACAGCGCCGCCGTCTACGCCCTCTCCTATATGCACGCCTTCGCCTTCTTCGGTGGCTCGTACTGGCTGCCGCT encodes:
- a CDS encoding UPF0183 domain-containing protein, whose amino-acid sequence is MPLFAAQLHPGRALGFLILGASLHDVLTRLKAEPVLFPKLDVISSPDRPVTEPVCVALPYNGIRLRFDGPEQRLRLIEVTDFTKNHVTFKDRDLLKPPSGTSAPGSPGPGESSLGPTFRHIYHRLLGPTYAGEYIPSGGEGDGTYVLSYPGVAFNFSLPASAYAPDRDVVSLFSSSAGQVATSMAVFSGDSWAEARPRLFTEVLPSLKATSTLPRGKDVYPDEVSLVRLYGGGKMDLFRKWTSSAFRIQLGETTPQELVTELGPPNAIYRKNDQKMVIHKMRTMSNARGRPSPSDLGRPDELTDTDQSSMNTGSEESDDEAVDEQTATGNGSGEYFYNYFYLGFDVLLSTATAPSSAPPAPGKKVTPGGGGSGDDDSDDAGRGKSMEVRDADRPVATKLVLHGNIPGSYEFNRHRRCRWEIAYLEGEPVTSESEFKQIEGRMTECWEGTMPAKAQRGMVLNRGWGDSPGSSCEFLGGWEESGIRRGETNGDSSTTLYGFPGLVFEVLKNDFVNTVTVF
- a CDS encoding multidrug resistance protein fnx1, with the protein product MPADNDAHGQGCADQERFDDGREDAAFVNSVGPVHRSASRPPASTASPAVGSPTSPAPSALPSTAAAAPTPPRPTVLASDTAPTMASPPPPPSPQLPMPSKQQPSSTVDLDGLTKGRSPAELALVMLALCLSLFLAALDMSIVSTALPVIISDFKAPGGYVWVGSAYLLGNAAFVPTWGKISDIFGRKLILIVCVVIFWIGSLLCAVSVNMAMLVAARALQGCGAGGLVTLPNIVVSDLASPRNRALLFGVFGAVWAIASAVGPLVGGLFTSRLSWRWCFYINLPFGAASLAILVFVLKLHNPRTPVKAGLVAIDWVGSVLVIGGTLMLLLGLEFGGVQYSWRSPTVLCLILFGILTIALFVLYEAVAAEYPIIPLSLFRHRNSAAVYALSYMHAFAFFGGSYWLPLYFQAVTGVGPLLSGVYLLPFVLSLSLTSVVIGIFNKKSGLYKLPITGGLAVMTVGLGLMTTLGVDRNWAKIILFQIIAGVGTGPNFTAPLVALHTNIEPRDIGSATASYSFLRQLGTSTSVAVGGVIFANVMTAQHDALVRTVGAPLADRFGSDQATANVFAVRDLPLGDRLVIQEAYWNALQKMFIVYAAAACTGFLISFLVQQKKLSKSHLEHKTGLASLKHRNEGKEPAMDEEKTAAP